The stretch of DNA TTTGGCCGATCGACGTTTAAATGCCTGCGTCTCCTTGCGAAACACAAATGAGTATTCGTCACTCTGGCCATAGGCCAGGACAATATCACGAAATTCTTCCATCACTGCAATAGCTGCAGCATTCATTAAATTTAGAGCTGatgaaaaaaacatttgattttaattattcACCATACACTTGTTAATTATTCTACTTACCGTTCTCATCGTTTGGTTTCTCAAAATCATGAATCTTGGAAAATTTGTGAAATTTCTTGCCATCAATTCGTATTACAATCCATACATTGGGCAATATGCTGTCGTCCTGTTCATAGGATTTAACGTATTCGTATCTGCTGCAGGCCATGTTGCGTTTGGCCAGGACACTGGCAATGggtttatttaataaattgttGAATTTTCGGCAAAAAGCAAGATAAcgcatttataattattttttaatgttgtttttgttgttgttgttattactCCAGCTGCCACATGGAAGGAACAGCTGATTGTTAATTGGAATATCGATAAATGAAAAGTCTCAAATGGTGAGCGCCAAATTCACAAAAACATTATATATAATAGGGTATTGAAACATACATAATTGATAAATTAGTCCTAACTAGAAACTAATTTCTATGTTTTCAAATACCGATAATTATTAATCGACTAATCACCACAATCGATTAATCTTCACAACTGGGAAAATGTCAACTCTGTCGGAATGAAATTCAGGTATTAAGAATTTGcaaatttgagaaaataaagCTTTAAAATTCACACAACACATAAATTGAAGCGACAAAAGTAAAGCCCATTGAAAATACAATAGACAAATATTCCACATAGTGTATTGGAACATCATTTAACTGGTCAGGACAAAGTAATTATTCTATTAATCCCTGCAAGTCATTTGGAGCAATGGGCGACTACGATTCGGATGAAGAGACTTCGCAGGTGGAGAAACTCCGTCATGCTAAAGTACCACGCGGGATGTTTGTCAGCGGCTGGGACGATGATGCCGATGAACTAATCGAAGAGGATAAAAATCCTCAAGGTAtggaataaaatataataCTTAAAGTTTTACCTTAACCAAAAGATTGTCTTGCTCTTAGCCAGCATTGAGCGCATGATTCTGTGGGCTGTTAACGAGAATCGTCTGAGTGAAGTTCGCGAGATACTCAAATTGGATGCTGAAACTGCTAATGCACGGGATAACGATGGATATACGCCTCTGCATCGAGCCTGCTATAACAACTTCATCGACATTGCCAAGCTACTGCTCCAGTATCAGGCCAATCCAAATGCCCGCACTGAAATGGGTTGGACACCCTTACATTCGGCTTGCAAGTGGAACAACGCCGATTGTGCACAACTTTTGCTACAATTCGGGGCCGATGTCAATGCCGATTCTGATGGCAAACAAACTCCTCTACACATTACGGCCACGGTTTCAAATTGCCGGAATACGGCAACTGTTTTACTATTGGATCGCTATATAAAGGGTAGAAAGGAGAATGTTTCCGAGGACACAGCTGCTGTAATTGCTCGTCGTACGGGCATGAGTTATCCCATCTTCGAGATCTCCCATGAAGCCTATGATTGTGAGACGGGACTGATAGATTAACTAAACCATGGTATTATTaattaatgttaaaaaatagtctattaaaattgtttactGTATGAGTGGACTTTGATTTAGGCAtatgaaaatctttgaaaattatatttcagGATCAGTCACATtgataattgtttttttagcAAACCCATAGTTAAATACTTATACTTGGAAATAATTTATGATACTCTTTAGATTCTTGTAAGCCTAGTTCAACTGGCTGGCGCTGGAGTTCTTACGAAATGTTCATAAAAGGATTTTGTATAGCCAACCATTTCATCTTGCATGGCAGCGGGCACAAAATACGGATTTCCCTGACCACCTTCGATGGTTCCCTTGGCCGTGTATCGCATATAGCTAGAGACTGTTGTCTCTGGTGGTAGCACAGCTCCATCCTCAATAACACAGCAATCTTTCAAAGTGCAGCGACGTCCCTAAGAATAAAACTTTAATATGGCAAAAATCTAAAAAAGTCTGTCACTGCCAACTTACAATAATCGCATTCTTTCCTATATAGACATATGAGCCAATTGTGGCTGCTGATACAACAGCTCCTTCGCCAATAAACACATGATCTCCAATGTGCATGGGAAAGAAGGCGATGCCTTTGCTGAATTGTTTATAAGGTGGACGGATGACGGAATTTTTACTAATCACACAATATCTTCCAGTTCGTACATTGGCCAAATCACCTCGTATAATGGCACCGCTCTGGACAATAACCTTTCCATTGAGTACTATGTTCTGGGAACCACAAAGCACTGTGTGGCGGCTCACCTTGTTGCCAGAGGCCTGTggagaaaataaacaaaatggaTTGGGATGAGGTCATCTGGGCAAATGTGCAACCATTTGGTAAGTTGGTCTATTTCTGAGTCTGGTTAATACTTGCCGTCTCCACGTATTCATCCTTACTGTAGTATGTGTCTGCTATTTCCATGATTCCTTAATGGTTTAtactaaaataataaacaaaatagttTAACAATTTGCTGATTTATTTTTGGATAGTGTTGAataatttgttcaaaaaacTATCGAAAGTATCGATAGAACGATGAAGCATTAACGGCGACtgttaaaatcaaaatgcaaTGGTCGCTGTTAACTCACTGTTAAtcatttttgatttcttttttaaatgattttttttggtttttaattaagacatgaaataaaataaagaagcaaaaaattatATGTTTCATACGAGTCTCACTCTGGGTACTAAATCCTCTAAAGCGACATGTGAAACCAAAATGCGAGAAATtatgtaataatttttctttaattttatgtATTGAATTGTATTTTGTACATAAATTTGTGATTAAAATTTGACCTGTTAGTTTATTGTAGCATCATTTGGAGTACATAAAGacacaaatatgtatatttaagaatagataaattaaataatttaatatttagtatcaacatttatttaattttgtttaaaaaaacaacaacaataattatATGAATACTTtcgaaaaatgttttttattttatcttaatcgtaataaaaataaaatttaaaaaatttaaaaaataaataaaaaatgcatttaaaaaaagaataataaaaagtaaataaaggaaggtaaaaatttatttaaaataatatatttttttgtggctGAAATGTTTTTTACTTGCACTAAAAGTTTGCataatcattttttgttttagtgcaaattaaaaaagtcTCTATAATAATTTGTTCTTAGGTGGCAGAAGTTTTCACTTGcctaattgtttattttttattgaaaattatgttTGAATcctcaattaaaattataattaccaAAGATTGCAATTACTTTGAGGCACGCGATGTGCAACAAATTGAaactaaccaaaaaaaaaaaccaattgcaGGTGTTTAACTTTAACCCCCCGCACCAAGTTGACCCTGGACTTAAGCTGCAGGTGATttcacagcaacaacaacaacaacaagcactataataccaacaacaacaacaacaacagtcaCAAAACCACATAAAAAGATTGCCGCCTGTAAGCAAATTTAAATCTTCtcttaaaaacaacaaaaaaaattagaagGAAAAGAATGCTAATAATTGCCCACAGCTGACAGTGACCTTAAGGAGCAACCAGCCAATGGGCCAACAGTCCAATGATGTTCCAATTAATGCTCGTTAATAATCGCAACTTAAATGGCCAGCACACCCTAAACCCATGCCATCCCGCCTCCACCTCCGCCTCCGACAGATCTAACTATCCACCATTGACCTTAAAAATGCACGCTCGAGTGCCCTCACGAGGTGCCGGCAAAGCAttggtatatacatatatataatttgtattcTCTGTTTAAGCATAAGATACTTGTAGAATTACTActatctgtatatatatatatatatacgtagaTATTGTTGTTAACCACTTGGAGGAATATTCAACAATGCTAATAATTATTGTTagcaattgaattgaattgtttGCTATTTGGCGAATGagttaatttcatttgcaGAGACTTTTGGATATATTTCTTCGATTACTTTAGTAGTTGAATAAAATGTTCTTGAATGTAGATTATATAATTTTAGTAGTTTGTTTGTTCTTTGTACCATCTTAGCTTATTTGTAACCAATTTTAGTAGCTTTATCATGGATTacacaaaaaatttcatttcatcatTGAAATAATTATCTGAATTTTATtgtgaatatttttatttaagctGTCACACAGTGCGTATACGTTATATTTGACTAAATGAAGCTACACACTAAacgttttttccttttcactaGTTCAGAAAACGTCACCAGGTTTGAAATCGAACAAACAATTTTTCCAAGCCCTGAATTATTTTTCTTGTAGTTGAATCGCCGAGTTTTGACGTTAAATGATCgcaaattttaagtttttatgcATTCTACTTaatcaattaattataattatcaaCTGATAATACTTACCTGGTCTTTATTAAGACAACAACCAGAAATTTATATCTTTAATAGAGAGAGGACTCAGATATTTACCAATCCTTCTTCTGACAAAAGAAGACCAACAATCTCTTATAGTACGTGAGACGATAGGAAAAAATTTCTAAAGTAAATTATTAGTAAAAGATTACACAAAAAATTAGATTTTATCATGCAATCCATTTATTCCAATTCCATACAGATTCCACTTCTCCTGCCTGAAATATAACTTTGATAATCTATAGTCAAATATCACAGACAATTACCAGATTTGATGTAGTTAGAAGGACATAGCACAATCAATTTTATTAATCCCAAATGAATAATTAACTCATGTCAGTCTTTATGTTaattatttacatttaaatagTTAACAGAAATACGACTTGACTCTATGATTGACTAAATTTTAGTCAAAAATATCTATTACGACTAAAAAAAACTCATTATAATCTTTAAAActattcaatttttgttttgattttatacTTTGTACTTtcgcaagttttttttttgcaagtttttaaaaaatatttggttgctttaattttttccGTACTTGTTAAACACTAAAACAACTTGAAATTTTAGAGTACTTTAAAATAATGTCAGTATTCTAAGTACACTgtgttttaaaataaatgagTCCATTATTCATACGGTGATGGATGAGAAGTCAAAAATTATGAATACTCTAGATTTTCGATTGATACGATCATTCATTGATTCAAATTCGTTCttttgaagttattaaaaatttagtttcAATTTTACTAAGTACCCCCCACCTATCTGATAACTACCTGTCTAAGGACAAATGAGTTGAGgttctttaattaaaaaatattaagttttaATTAGTTTGTTGATCAACTCTTCAGTTGGAAGTACACCTGGCCGGACTTTTCCACGGATTCCACCAGAATCAAATACGCATAGAAAAACGttccaataaatatataaataccagtaataaatttgaaatgttACGATGTTTAGATTCTGTAAGTCTATTAAAAACTTAAGTTCCACATAATCAACAAAGAAGTCGTAAGCAATTTATAGCCCATAAATCGCTTAATCCAATGGTTTTACAATACACCAAACacaaagcaataaaaaaaacttctttAAGCAATTTGACCTTCGTTTGGACCTCTTTTTCAATtgtctctatatatgtatgtgtgtatgtgtgtgtgtctatctTGTGGGCAtctatgtaaatattttacaaaataaacCACCTCAACCATGACCTTCATAATTGGTTATTGTTGTGGGCCACACATCGAAGAGCCAAAGCTAAAGCTAATCAAGATCAAGACACACGCActctgtatgtacatacatccgCCTGTCGAATCTCACGATCTATttgccattaaaatttaatcgTTTTCAAcaagttgtttttttaattttgctcCAGGcgcaaaaaaacaataaaaaaaaaccaaactatTCAATATCAATATTTATGATGAAGTTTCGATACTCTTGTGATATTGAAAACTTTTCTGATTTCTAAAAATGCTAAAGAAAAGGTTCATATATACGAtacatttaaaattataatataaaatatttcgaaacaacattttattttatatacatttttgtataaaatttaCTTAATACTTTAATTAATACTTCTTTTTCCTAAGGTAATGAATTCTGTTAAAGgtatatttggtttttaaaataaaaataagcattataaattaatattcgaatattttgaaatgtttttttttaacaaatctATCAAGATTTCTATTTTGAATCATTAACAAActtgaaattcaaatttaaggACTTAAAACATGCATTGTGCCTTTAATTTAGAGAAGAAACTAGGACACCAATCCAGGATTgatgaaaatcaaattatgGAATAATATAGATACAAACTTAAGCACCAATCGGTAACTTACTTTGGGGCAAATCCCAAAATTTTTTATcgtagttatttttttttctctgggGCGTTTCCTTTTGTCTTAATCTGTCCCTACCCGTAAAGTATCTCACAAATGACAAATGAAAGGAGATACACATATTGATTACAGAAATGGTGGAAAAAGTGTGGAGGAAAGGAAAGGGGAGTGGATTGTGCAGGGATCATGAATTAATCCGTTTTCTCTAAAAGCTCCATGGTTTGATATCCTCTCAGGCGGTAAAATATATTGCCATGTCGAAGAGGTTTATAGCAAAGAGATTCTGCGCTTCAGTTAGTCGAGAGATCTGCCCATTGAGTCAGGGGACTCCGAGTGCCATGTGGATCTCTGTATGAAAGTTACACCATGTGTCCACCACATATTGACTTTATCTATAAGGCCATCTATAGACTAGCTACTTGTTCCATAGTAGTTTTCATATAATAAACCCCTACCcacacataaataaaatttaggaataatttttatacacagaaggagacgtaaGAAGTATTTTTGCGCCACTTAATCTACTGATATATGCCTTTGTACTGAAAATATACATAGAATATAGCGCTTAATAACACAAAATGCTGTACATCGACACCAGCGCCACCTAGCGCCGGTCTCTTATGATTTTTCAAGAGTTCACCCCTCACAAATAAACGTActtttgatttaaataaacatacatacataatatatacttataaGAATAAGGATTGCTAAAAATTCAGTAAAATATTTCTGATATTGACTTTAAGTTTTTGGTAAAATTATGTTTCcatctataaatttaaatgatatttttcttttttaacatttttgaagttttttttaatcttgACTGAGTTTATTTACTTGGCTCTGTGAttaaaagtgcaaaaaaatcCTTGATTTATATATAGGGATATGGGCAAATCTCCAGAAATGTCAATCAAGggcaaaaatttcaaaatataccTACATAGAAACTTTAAGAATCGAAAAATAGAGCCTCGTTATATGATGATGATATGAATATGATTCAAAAAATTGTAGAAAAATTCTTTAGGAAGACTTTGTTTGAATTCGTAAGAACCTTAATAAAAGAATTTCGCTTGCGATTTCCCTGTTCATcagatatatattttaatcctTTAAATTTAACCACAAAGTGAATGGAACCCTTCTTGTTGGCAAGTGTATCAAAATCTAGTCAAGTGCATAAACAATAAGAGAGAGAATTACAACCAAGCAGctacaagagcaacaacaacagcagcaacgaaaacataattaataaataaatgaaaacaatgCCAGTGTTAGCAGGTTCCAGTCCGATCTAATTGAATAATTACTATATGCTATATAGTCATACgtactatacatatatccgAATGATGCCGAACCAAATCGTATCGATTTTAATCGCATTGGATGAAGGAGAAAcgacaaatgaaattaattgcaatttaatataaaaaaaacaacaagaaaaaaaaaaattgtgaaaattaTTACAAGGTGAGTGCAACAGAGATGGCAAGCATGTGGTAGATGCAATGCGGTTGCataatattttcactttttttgcATGCAACTTACAACAAGTtgaccagcaacaacaacaaacaaaaaatcaccAATGTGAAACAAGTTTTTTAGTcaagtcttttgttttaatcAATAAATCGATGCTGTAATTGACAATTGATAGATAGTTATAGAcagagatatatgtatatatataaatatatagcaTACATCGTTAATATATGCATTAATGTCTGGGCGATTTTATTCAACGATTTGACCTTTTCAAGTAGTCATAATGCACATTTGGAAATTCATAAAGGTTaaattgaaatagttttcAGAAATCTATTATTAAGTTGGAATGTTGGCAGAATGATGTCATTCGAAAAGGATTTTAGTAGAGTTTAGAAAACATTTTATGAAGAAAAAATAGTTCTTTAACTATGTAAATTTAACTATATTTCTCGAAAAGGACTTTAAATagagttaaaaaaaattttattagaaggaaaaactatttcaagaactattttaaagtataaaaatttaaaggtGTAGTTTAATAAGGATTTTTCATTAAACTTTATTATGGTTGAgaaattgttcttaaaaatcgaaactttatttgtttcagagaaaacaaagaaaatggGAATGAAAATAGTCCTCAACTCACctaaaaactatgaaaatgATTTATGGCAAATTAAAGTTTAAGTATTTGTGACCTATAGCGTTACTTGTTTAGCTAATTGGTTTATGTATAGCCACTTTGGACATTTATGTTATAAGTAATTTTTGTTCTTATGGAATTATTGAGaagattcaattaaatttaaacagtTTTCGATTTCAAGATCATGCCATACAACATCCAATAGGCACACGAAGCAGCAAGAAGTTAGACTTGGGAAAGCTAATTAGGAAATTTCcaaattttgtgttttcttaCGACAAAACGTTTCCAACGAGCAATTCATAAACTCTCAAAACCGTTGGAACGAGTTGTAGTGATAGTTTATACGAGAATTTGAGTCATCATGTAAGGCTCCAGGAGTTCAAGGCTCAAGGACCGCATGAAACCACCGTTGTCCAATAGTTTCATCGAGGCTGTAGCAATATAATCAGAAAAGTATTCCGTATATTGCTTTGAAGCCATGGGCAGACAAACATTTTGGTGGCAGGTGATGGACATTTCAACAGGACACAACACCGAACAAACTAAAGATGGCTAAAAACGCCCACACAGTCGCTTTTGAATCACACAGATTGAAAACCCAAAATAAATTCTCTCTGGGCCTTTTTGACAGCAATGTCCGAACTTAAGAAAACCATCGCCCACGAGTGGCTTTAAACAATCTTCGCTTACATTCAGATCATGGAAAGGCAAAAGATAGTTATGTTgggcaaaaaaagaaaaatgtcaaTTTAAATTCTGAATTTTGTACCATTTTCACATGTGCAATAAATGTTGATTTTCCAAACTGCTTAAATGAGCTCTTCAATAGTTTACAGACTTGATTCTTGTTTAAAGTTAGTTAGTGTTTAAAGTTGCTTAAAACTCATTAATTTAGTTATTTGTTTTGAGGCTTGTCACTTTACCGCCTTGGCCAAAAACTTAATGATTATTTCATAGACTTACCACCCAGACAATGAGCAAACAGTTTGAATAGAACACCAAAATGTTTACAAACTTGATTTTAATtcgatttgtttgtttgttcaatttgcatttgatttGTGCAAATATTGcgatttcaattaatttccCAAAACAATTCAAGTTCAAGTTTATTAACCTTAGGTTAAAAGATCAAACAGATTAGAGATTTATGCGATTTTCTCTACAAATTGAAGGTTGctaaacaaattatattttagcAATTGTTCCATAATAATTGCTACAAGAATCGAAGAGATAAACCAAGAAGGAAGGTCAAACAAACTGTTTGACCTATATGAATTTTCTGGATCTcaattgtgtgtttttttgttttcaatatgAGAAAATTGACCAGGCTAAAACCAAATAAGGAAGTAATCAACTCGTTTGTCAATTACACATGAAAGCCGAACAAACATCGCGtcataaataatacaaattgcTCATACGCCATGTAAGCCGGGCCAGGTTTTGCCTTGGTCAAAGAGACTACGCATAAAATTCGTTTCATGAAGTTCGGAAAGACAAGttgaaatcaaataaaatcaaaactgtAGCTAACGAATTACGCGTCATGCATTCACATATAGCAATCAGTTCCCCCCTCCTCCCGTTACACCTCTCCACTACACTTGGCAACAACTTTAactaaaaattgttgttgaGCCGAGCAACCGAGTGAGCCAGTGAGCAATGGTTAGAGAAGGTCAAGTGCAAGCTAAATGtgttttatattgttttcttACATTAGTGTtgactttttgtttaattaatttttaatatacaatttgtttttttttcagttttttttttgtggttaacactcttgttgttattgttgtttttaatgtGGATGCCGATGTGACAGGCGGCACAGACAACTTGGGTGGTTCGGAGGCTAATTTTGCTGCCAACGAGTTCAATGGAAGGGTCACCCAACAACTGAAAATTTTTGGCATTGACCATGATAACCAAGTTAAATGATTTGTTACAATACTGCTACATTTAAGGGTTTACGGTTCACAAgtatgaaaaattaaattagaaAACTTCATTTAGAATTAAGAATTAGTGCattgatattaaaaataaaataataaatgtttGTTCCACAGAAAAGTCTGTAAAGGAATCCTAATATAAGTTTTATAAAAAGCCAACTACCGTCATGAAATTTTCCACCAGTAACTCTTAAAGATATAAATTCGACTGCTACAACAAATTTCCAATAGTTTATCTGAATTCATTGAGGAATAATAGTGTTTAAAATATCATAaatgacattttttttattcttgtactaaaaataaaatcatatgTCTTTATATCTATCTGTTTTAAGTCTCTTGTTTCTGTTTAACTGAtcgaaaaaaaactaaatatctATCTGTATTAGGTCTCTGGTTTCTATTTGGCTAATCGAAGTTTTTTCAAGTCTAAAATTCTTTATATCTAATCGTATCGGAATACTATTTTACTACTATATTATGGgattatattttgatttattagATTATTGTTAATTTGgtagaaatataaaatttattgttataagtaaaaattcttttgctttttgataaatttgttgtcttttgaTTTGAGAGAGTTATTTACCTTATAATATCTCCAAATTTCAATAAGATAGGATAAATATTAATCAAATAATTAATGGTATGTACATGTACTTAATGGATTTTAACTAAGGCAAACATATATTCtttaatgttaaaaaatgttaatttaacaaaaaaagaaaagttaattgttttttgaaaaggtatttaatataagaataaacaaataaaacttttttttcctaaATTAGTTtcctaaatgatttaaaaatggtcactattaaagattttttaaaatatggatAATTGCTTTGAGACAATTATAAGAATTTGAAGGTTAATAGAAAACTGTTGagacaaaaatttgttatattatAGAATACCTagataaattttttgatttaaccgtatattttttttttgtttttttggcctttgattctttttgattttatcttgaatatttaacaaacttCAAAGACACTTAAATCGATTagtaaaataaatcaaatttctaTGCTAATTAAAGTGTTTTGGTGGTTGATTGGTTTGGCGTTGATCCTCTTAATTACTCCAAAAATTTAAAGCCTTCCCTAAGAAAACCACCGATGGCATAGCACAGAAGTTTGCTGataatgaaatataaattattcCAGGGTCAGAATTCGGTGCAAATTGAATGTGTCTGGATATGATTGTCTTTTGTAGACTTGTATTACTGCTTATTCTGTGACTACTTAGTGACTTTGTATTTCGCACCCACCAACTAATCAACTGACCACCTGACCTTCAATATTTTCGCTACCATAATAAGCTGGGCCAATGTcttatttgatttcatttttattttgttgctaCTATTTTGACACAATTTGAATCTTAATTGTCAATCATTGTCAATCAGGCAAAACAGAAGTAGTAGGAGGAATGAGAGGGGCGACGGCCACCCAATAAGCCAAAACCTTTGTCCAGTTCAatcaactggcacaagacttGTGAGAGATTTATGGTAATAAACAGGTCATGAGGCACGCGTGGCccagatatatacatacatatatatatatatatgagagGTTTATCGTGCTAGCTGATCAAAGTTGATGAAAAGGGAAGTGGAAGTCGCAAACGGAGCAGTTCACACAAAAAAGTATCTAATCAATTTCACAAGACCCAACCCAGGCAACTAAATAGAATAGCCTTGCCCCTGGCATAAATCGATATTCATGGAGTTCAAAACTATTAACGGCCCGCATGCAAAAAAGTAACGAATCTAAATTAAATTTGGGCATCGACTTTAGCATACCCTGTGTAGATGATCAAGTTTTAGTAAATACTCACGGCAAACTTTGAGTCTTTTTATAGGTTATTCAGAACTTTAGTTCCACATGGAAAATTAGGAACTCaaactatgtatatacatatgtatacatataagtatttCCATATATCGATTTATGTTTACCGCTTATTTTCGATCGAAAACTGAAGTATTCTCTTAAGTATTGGTTAGTTATAgttaaaatacttttttgtttactttttgaatctttaaaaaggaaaaattttgCTGACATATAATTCCAAATGGAATATTAGGAACTAAatctttatatgtatatacatatgtatctcgATATATCGATTTATCGCATATTTTCGATATAGACAACTAAAATATTCAATTAGGTAGTGGTTAGTTGTAGTTAAAAGaccttttttttagtttttgaatattaaaaaaaaaacaaaatttttatgtAAAGTTTGCGTCGCAATTGAGGATCTAAAAAATCATGAAAAAATCCATCTATTTTGAAATCATTTATTGTTAAATAATCGGCTCGATTTGATATATCGGTATTTTTTGCTGTAACTCGAATGCGAACATTTATCAAATCAATGGAAA from Drosophila willistoni isolate 14030-0811.24 chromosome 2R unlocalized genomic scaffold, UCI_dwil_1.1 Seg200, whole genome shotgun sequence encodes:
- the LOC6643484 gene encoding ankyrin repeat domain-containing protein 49 is translated as MGDYDSDEETSQVEKLRHAKVPRGMFVSGWDDDADELIEEDKNPQASIERMILWAVNENRLSEVREILKLDAETANARDNDGYTPLHRACYNNFIDIAKLLLQYQANPNARTEMGWTPLHSACKWNNADCAQLLLQFGADVNADSDGKQTPLHITATVSNCRNTATVLLLDRYIKGRKENVSEDTAAVIARRTGMSYPIFEISHEAYDCETGLID
- the LOC6643483 gene encoding dynactin subunit 5, translating into MEIADTYYSKDEYVETASGNKVSRHTVLCGSQNIVLNGKVIVQSGAIIRGDLANVRTGRYCVISKNSVIRPPYKQFSKGIAFFPMHIGDHVFIGEGAVVSAATIGSYVYIGKNAIIGRRCTLKDCCVIEDGAVLPPETTVSSYMRYTAKGTIEGGQGNPYFVPAAMQDEMVGYTKSFYEHFVRTPAPAS